The following are encoded in a window of Oncorhynchus mykiss isolate Arlee chromosome 11, USDA_OmykA_1.1, whole genome shotgun sequence genomic DNA:
- the LOC118937392 gene encoding proline-rich extensin-like protein EPR1: MVSTIPRPPSPVHHPPSLTPVRHPPSLTTVHHPPSTIPRPPSPSTIHRPSLPSLTPVHHPPSLTPVHHPPSTIHRPSPLSLTPVPHPRPPSTVPDPRPSPPSTIHRPSPPSLTPVHHPPSLTPVSHPRPPSPVPHPRLSPPSTIPRPSPPSLTPVHHPPSLTPVSHPRPPSPVPHPRLSPPSTIPRPSPPSLTPVHHPPSLTPVSHPVHHPPSLTPVSHPRPPSPVHHPPSTVHHPPSLTPVHHPRPSPPSTIPVHHPPSTIHHLSPPSLTPVYHPPSLTPVHHPPSTIHRPSPPSTIPRPSPPSTIPRPPSPVPHPHPPSPVHHPPSLTPVHHPPSLTPVHHPQSTIPRPPSPVHRPPSPVPHPRPPSPVPHPRPPSPVLHPHPSPPSTIPRPSPPSLTPVHHPPSLTPVSHPRPPSPVPHPRLSPPSTIPRPSPPSLTPSTIPRPSPLSLTPVHHPPSTIPRPPSTIPRPPSPVPHPRPPSPVHHPRPSPPSTIPVHHPPSTIPVHHPPSTIHHLSPPSLTPVYHPPSLTPVHHPPSTIHRPSPPSTIPRPSPPSTIPRPSPPSTIPRPPSPVPHPRPPSPIPHPRPPSPIHHHPSTIPRPPSTIPRPPSPVPHPRPPSPVPHPRPPSPVLHPHPSPPSTIPVHRPPSPVHHPPSLTPVHHPPSLTPIPHPRPPSPVHRPPSPVHHPPSLTPVHHPPSLTPIPHPRPPSPVPHPHPPSPVPHPHPSPPSTIPRPSTPSTIPRPLPPSTIPRPSPPSTIPRLSPPSLTPVHHPAKPSSPFSINTSATGSIMRFHMNKTASLSSRTSMMME, from the coding sequence ATGGTTTCCACCATCCCCCGTCCACCATCCCCCGTCCACCATCCACCGTCCCTCACCCCCGTCCGCCATCCCCCGTCCCTCACCACCGTCCACCATCCCCCGTCCACCATCCCCCGTCCACCATCCCCGTCCACCATCCACCGTCCCTCACTCCCGTCCCTCACCCCCGTCCACCATCCACCGTCCCTCACCCCCGTCCATCATCCCCCGTCCACCATCCACCGTCCCTCACCCCTGTCCCTCACCCCCGTCCCTCACCCCCGTCCACCATCCACCGTCCCTGACCCCCGTCCCTCACCCCCGTCCACCATCCACCGTCCCTCACCCCCGTCTCTCACCCCCGTCCACCATCCCCCGTCCCTCACCCCTGTCTCTCACCCCCGTCCACCATCCCCCGTCCCTCACCCCCGTCTCTCACCCCCGTCCACCATCCCCCGTCCCTCACCCCCGTCTCTCACCCCCGTCCACCATCCCCCGTCCCTCACCCCCGTCTCTCACCCCCGTCCACCATCCCCCGTCCCTCACCCCCGTCTCTCACCCCCGTCCACCATCCCCCGTCCCTCACCCCCGTCTCTCACCCCCGTCCACCATCCCCCGTCCCTCACCCCCGTCTCTCACCCCGTCCACCATCCCCCGTCCCTCACCCCCGTCTCTCACCCCCGTCCACCATCCCCCGTCCACCATCCCCCGTCCACCGTCCACCATCCCCCGTCCCTCACCCCCGTCCACCATCCCCGTCCCTCACCCCCGTCCACCATCCCCGTCCACCATCCCCcgtccaccatccaccatctctcACCCCCGTCCCTCACCCCCGTCTACCATCCACCGTCCCTCACCCCCGTCCACCATCCCCCGTCCACCATCCACCGTCCCTCacccccatccaccatcccccgtCCCTCACCCCCGTCCACCATCCCCCGTCCACCATCCCCCGTCCCTCacccccatccaccatcccccgtCCACCATCCCCCGTCCCTCACCCCCGTCCAccatcccccatccctcaccCCCGTCCACCATCCCCAATCCACCATCCCCCGTCCACCATCCCCCGTCCACCGTCCACCATCCCCCGTCCCTCACCCCCGTCCACCATCCCCCGTCCCTCACCCCCGTCCACCATCCCCCGTCCTTCACCCCCATCCCTCACCCCCGTCCACCATCCCCCGTCCCTCACCCCCGTCTCTCACCCCCGTCCACCATCCCCCGTCCCTCACCCCCGTCTCTCACCCCCGTCCACCATCCCCCGTCCCTCACCCCCGTCTCTCACCCCCGTCCACCATCCCCCGTCCCTCACCCCCGTCTCTCACCCCGTCCACCATCCCCCGTCCCTCACCCCTGTCTCTCACCCCCGTCCACCATCCCCCGTCCACCATCCCCCGTCCACCGTCCACCATCCCCCGTCCACCATCCCCCGTCCCTCACCCCCGTCCACCATCCCCCGTCCACCATCCCCGTCCCTCACCCCCGTCCACCATCCCCGTCCACCATCCCCCGTCCACCATCCCCGTCCACCATCCCCcgtccaccatccaccatctctcacccccttccctcacccccgtCTACCATCCACCGTCCCTCACCCCCGTCCACCAtcccccatccaccatccaccgtCCCTCacccccatccaccatcccccgtCCCTCACCCCCGTCCACCATCCCCCGTCCCTCacccccatccaccatcccccgtCCACCATCCCCCGTCCCTCACCCCCGTCCAccatcccccatccctcaccCCCGTCCACCATCCCCAATCCACCATCACCCGTCCACCATCCCCCGTCCACCGTCCACCATCCCCCGTCCACCATCCCCCGTCCCTCACCCCCGTCCACCATCCCCCGTCCCTCACCCCCGTCCACCATCCCCCGTCCTTCACCCCCATCCCTCACCCCCGTCCACCATCCCCGTCCACCGTCCACCATCCCCCGTCCACCATCCCCCGTCCCTCACCCCCGTCCACCATCCCCCGTCCCTCACCCCCATCCCTCACCCCCGTCCACCATCCCCCGTCCACCGTCCACCATCCCCCGTCCACCATCCCCCGTCCCTCACCCCCGTCCACCATCCCCCGTCCCTCACCCCCATCCCTCACCCCCGTCCACCATCCCCCGTCCCTCacccccatccaccatcccccgtCCCTCACCCCCATCCCTCACCCCCGTCCACCATCCCCCGTCCCTCAACACCGTCCACCATCCCCCGTCCCTTacccccatccaccatcccccgtCCCTCacccccatccaccatccctcgTCTCTCACCCCCATCCCTCACCCCCGTCCACCATCCGGCAAAGCCGTCTTCTCCTTTTAGCATCAACACCTCAGCTACAGGGAGCATAATGAGATTCCACATGAACAAAACAGCCTCTCTGAGCTCCCGCACCAGCATGATGATGGAATGA